From Trueperella pecoris, a single genomic window includes:
- a CDS encoding NUDIX hydrolase, with protein MGEVTIDRLTRELSAGVGAIIDGRHPAPGAGMRQAAVLVLLDQPSDPAVLLTERASHLRKHAGQISFPGGSVEPGETASGAALREAWEECGIDDAGVRLLGELPASSLPVSSFAVTPVVGTWSTDRQLEAVPSPDEVDAIHMVKVADLVDPNNRGRWSRSGRPVLERKGLVSGGGSGGEIGGAAFRVGDVVIWGFTAMLLDGLLDVAGWSHPWDTGRRIAVPRRFGGWD; from the coding sequence GTGGGCGAAGTGACGATAGACCGTCTGACCCGTGAATTGAGCGCTGGTGTTGGCGCGATCATCGATGGGCGTCACCCTGCTCCTGGTGCGGGAATGAGGCAGGCAGCAGTTCTTGTGCTACTCGATCAACCCTCCGATCCGGCAGTTCTACTGACCGAACGGGCTTCCCATTTGCGCAAACATGCTGGTCAGATCAGTTTTCCTGGCGGGAGCGTTGAGCCGGGGGAGACGGCGTCGGGTGCAGCCTTGCGCGAGGCGTGGGAAGAGTGCGGGATCGACGACGCCGGGGTGCGGCTGCTGGGTGAGCTTCCGGCGAGCTCGTTGCCCGTGTCGTCCTTTGCCGTGACACCGGTGGTGGGCACGTGGAGTACCGATCGGCAGCTTGAGGCGGTGCCGAGCCCGGACGAGGTGGACGCCATCCATATGGTGAAGGTCGCGGACTTGGTCGATCCGAATAATCGGGGGCGGTGGTCTCGATCTGGGAGGCCCGTGTTGGAGCGGAAAGGGCTGGTGTCTGGCGGGGGATCTGGTGGTGAAATCGGCGGTGCGGCTTTCCGTGTTGGGGATGTTGTGATTTGGGGTTTTACGGCGATGTTGCTTGATGGTTTGTTGGACGTGGCTGGTTGGTCGCATCCGTGGGATACGGGTCGGCGTATTGCTGTGCCGAGGAGGTTTGGCGGCTGGGATTAG
- a CDS encoding glycerophosphodiester phosphodiesterase family protein codes for MQQRIFAHRGVCGLKPENTMASFQEAVDRGLTWIETDVDILGDGTPILIHDTTLDRTTNTSGSYYGLTKADLNDIDAGSWFGPEYEGERIPTLRELVDFMNETGLNANIEFKSNEAGAKMSHLLVDNVLAELERLDGPEVIISSFNHLLLREIKTKNPALPIGALFVKENLWPDWKSILELLDADYIHPDSDGLTKDMVHTFRSAGFGVNVWTVNSPARANELFNWGVTGVFSDVPHLLRHLTR; via the coding sequence ATGCAACAGCGTATCTTCGCTCATCGCGGCGTCTGTGGTCTCAAGCCAGAGAACACCATGGCGTCTTTCCAAGAGGCAGTCGACCGCGGGCTGACCTGGATCGAAACAGACGTCGACATTCTCGGGGACGGGACACCCATCCTCATCCATGACACCACGCTGGATCGAACCACCAACACGTCAGGCTCGTACTACGGGCTCACCAAAGCCGACCTCAACGACATCGATGCAGGCTCCTGGTTTGGCCCCGAATACGAAGGCGAGCGGATCCCCACGCTACGCGAGCTGGTCGACTTCATGAATGAAACCGGCCTGAACGCCAACATCGAGTTCAAGTCCAACGAGGCGGGCGCAAAGATGAGCCACCTCCTCGTGGACAACGTCCTGGCTGAACTAGAACGTCTCGATGGCCCCGAGGTCATTATCTCCTCCTTCAACCACCTGCTACTGCGCGAAATCAAGACGAAGAACCCCGCACTGCCAATCGGCGCACTCTTCGTCAAGGAGAACCTCTGGCCGGACTGGAAGTCCATCCTCGAACTCCTCGACGCCGACTACATTCACCCCGACTCGGATGGCCTGACCAAAGACATGGTCCACACCTTCCGCAGCGCTGGATTCGGCGTCAACGTGTGGACCGTCAATAGCCCGGCCCGCGCGAACGAACTCTTCAACTGGGGCGTCACCGGCGTCTTCTCCGATGTCCCCCACCTGCTCCGCCACCTCACAAGATAA
- a CDS encoding NADPH-dependent F420 reductase encodes MEHPPFGAVIVGAGQMGTALAERFDAINTTALVLTREHRLPTNSGAHATIDASKLFAIPLDVPVFLAIPLSAIETLPAESLTGRVVVDVANYWPRLDASTRFANSPRDSSLVVQSLFPGARVVKTLNHLSFADLTFDFRPRHADYRRGQCVAGDDAVARLATARIVDALGFTPVDAGPLANGRMFGPGTQIFNGGWRTAEQLVRILRRRTDYPAATFDLG; translated from the coding sequence ATGGAGCACCCACCCTTTGGCGCGGTGATCGTTGGCGCTGGTCAGATGGGTACAGCACTGGCGGAGCGCTTTGATGCAATTAACACCACTGCCCTGGTCTTGACGCGCGAGCATCGCCTCCCCACCAATTCGGGCGCCCACGCGACGATAGACGCCTCGAAACTGTTCGCAATCCCACTCGATGTGCCCGTATTTTTGGCCATTCCCCTCTCAGCTATTGAGACACTCCCTGCTGAGTCGCTCACCGGCCGGGTCGTCGTCGACGTCGCAAACTATTGGCCGCGCCTCGACGCCTCGACTCGCTTCGCCAACTCCCCTCGTGACTCGAGCCTCGTTGTCCAATCCCTCTTCCCCGGCGCCCGCGTTGTCAAAACACTCAACCACCTCTCCTTTGCCGACCTGACCTTCGACTTCCGACCCCGCCACGCCGACTACCGCCGAGGGCAGTGCGTTGCTGGCGACGACGCCGTCGCCCGGCTTGCGACCGCACGTATCGTTGACGCCCTGGGATTTACGCCCGTCGACGCCGGACCGCTGGCCAACGGGCGGATGTTCGGGCCCGGCACTCAGATCTTCAATGGCGGGTGGCGCACCGCTGAGCAGCTGGTTCGGATCTTGCGGCGGCGCACAGACTATCCCGCCGCGACGTTTGACCTTGGGTGA
- a CDS encoding antitoxin, with translation MGIFDKAKDMLNSDQAEEYSDKALDQAAKLATDKLGTEHADKITKIRDEADARIGNEGSKPE, from the coding sequence ATGGGAATTTTTGACAAGGCCAAGGACATGCTGAACAGCGATCAGGCAGAAGAGTACTCCGACAAGGCTCTCGACCAGGCCGCCAAGCTCGCAACCGACAAGCTCGGCACGGAGCACGCGGACAAGATCACGAAGATCCGCGACGAGGCCGATGCCCGCATCGGCAACGAAGGCTCCAAGCCGGAGTAA
- a CDS encoding alpha/beta hydrolase family protein, with protein sequence MSIFDSMDSFIAQPRVTGLATKHGRTITTVARLSKKKDKYVSSLVDITDGTPRTLTRSVKGEGLVAIGERGEVYFVSGRDDDHVEGQSNALWMLPPAGEARVIFRSVGDIESVTATGGKLILTLQVLPGCSLEDDAKIHADRKERGVSAILHEGFPVRFWDHDLGPAYPQLFIADVPLLEDFSADPSPASAADGEEAAPTSKLPDSEIVIRPIPVPEGILEEVSVNPAASHALVTIRRSVANSTEQTNSVWEIELATGTAREVAVAPRSREDVPDYTSYGVGDYSPDGSAAILYAESGNVDGDPLRVWSEVWRRDSGEHTRFAPSFDDWPGQILWLDDSTLVLTAARRGRESIYTVDLKKDSITLLTDDDYAYTNLGVRDGVIYALRSAINEPGRPVSLALDGTVNELAELTPAVNAPGRLEEVTAKGEDGTDIRAWLWLPEGASASAPAPLLVFVHGGPWGSWNDWTWRWNPGPFVAKGYAVLLPDPAISTGYGQHMIDRGNDAIGDTPYTDVLALVDAAEARTDINGERTALLGGSYGGYMANWMAGHTGTRFSCIVSHASLWNVGQMAGTTDNGSWYEWMLPTQEAIYSPHRFAEQIEVPMLIIHGDKDYRVPLSQSHALWQALNRVAKVRGHKFLYFPDENHWVLKPSNSAVWYQTVMAFVDHHVLGKEWIKPTLL encoded by the coding sequence ATGAGTATTTTTGATTCGATGGATTCGTTCATTGCCCAGCCACGCGTCACCGGCCTGGCTACGAAGCACGGGCGCACAATCACCACGGTGGCGCGCCTGTCGAAGAAGAAGGACAAATATGTGTCCTCGTTGGTGGATATCACGGACGGCACTCCACGCACCCTGACCCGTTCGGTCAAGGGTGAGGGCCTCGTGGCGATCGGCGAACGCGGGGAGGTCTACTTCGTCTCCGGGCGCGATGACGACCACGTCGAAGGACAATCCAACGCCTTGTGGATGCTTCCGCCCGCAGGTGAGGCGCGCGTAATTTTCCGTAGCGTCGGCGATATCGAATCAGTCACCGCAACGGGCGGCAAGCTGATCCTCACCCTTCAGGTCCTTCCCGGCTGCTCGCTCGAGGACGATGCCAAGATCCACGCCGATCGCAAGGAGCGCGGCGTGAGCGCCATCTTGCACGAGGGCTTCCCGGTGCGCTTCTGGGATCACGATCTCGGGCCCGCCTACCCCCAACTCTTCATCGCTGACGTCCCGCTGCTCGAGGACTTTTCGGCAGATCCGTCCCCCGCGTCGGCGGCGGACGGGGAGGAAGCAGCACCGACGTCGAAGCTGCCCGATTCTGAGATCGTGATCCGCCCGATTCCGGTCCCCGAGGGCATTCTCGAAGAGGTCAGCGTCAACCCCGCCGCCTCGCACGCGCTGGTGACCATCCGCCGGTCGGTTGCGAACTCGACGGAACAGACCAACTCCGTGTGGGAGATCGAACTGGCCACCGGCACTGCCCGTGAGGTCGCCGTTGCTCCCCGCTCACGCGAGGACGTACCCGACTACACGAGCTACGGGGTTGGCGACTATTCGCCTGACGGCTCGGCAGCAATCCTCTATGCCGAATCCGGAAACGTCGACGGCGATCCGTTGCGGGTCTGGTCCGAAGTCTGGCGCCGCGACTCGGGTGAGCACACCCGCTTTGCCCCCAGCTTTGACGATTGGCCGGGCCAAATTCTCTGGCTGGACGATTCCACACTCGTTCTCACCGCCGCACGGCGCGGGCGCGAATCCATCTACACCGTGGATCTGAAGAAGGATTCGATCACCCTTCTCACGGACGATGACTACGCCTACACCAACCTCGGCGTCCGCGATGGTGTGATTTATGCGTTGCGGTCGGCCATCAACGAGCCGGGCCGCCCGGTGTCCCTCGCCCTCGATGGGACGGTGAACGAGCTGGCAGAGCTCACGCCTGCCGTCAATGCGCCCGGTCGCCTGGAGGAAGTGACTGCCAAGGGTGAGGACGGAACCGACATTCGCGCGTGGCTCTGGCTACCCGAAGGCGCGTCGGCCTCGGCTCCCGCCCCGCTCCTCGTCTTCGTGCACGGCGGGCCCTGGGGCTCGTGGAATGACTGGACGTGGCGCTGGAATCCGGGCCCGTTTGTGGCAAAGGGGTACGCTGTCCTTCTGCCGGATCCCGCGATTTCCACCGGCTACGGCCAGCACATGATCGACCGCGGTAATGACGCGATCGGCGATACACCCTACACGGACGTGCTCGCGCTCGTTGACGCTGCTGAGGCGCGAACGGACATCAACGGCGAACGAACCGCACTCCTCGGCGGATCCTACGGCGGATACATGGCGAACTGGATGGCCGGCCACACCGGCACCCGGTTCTCCTGCATCGTCAGCCACGCCTCCCTGTGGAACGTCGGGCAGATGGCCGGAACCACGGACAACGGCAGCTGGTACGAGTGGATGTTGCCCACCCAGGAGGCCATTTACTCCCCACATCGCTTCGCCGAACAGATCGAGGTTCCGATGCTGATCATCCACGGAGACAAGGACTACCGCGTCCCACTCTCCCAGAGCCACGCCTTGTGGCAGGCCCTCAACCGGGTGGCGAAGGTGCGCGGCCACAAGTTCCTCTACTTCCCCGACGAAAACCACTGGGTGCTGAAGCCCTCCAATTCGGCCGTCTGGTACCAGACCGTCATGGCCTTCGTGGACCACCATGTGCTGGGCAAAGAGTGGATCAAACCCACACTCCTCTAG
- a CDS encoding IS30 family transposase → MTLEERVAIGLGLADGKSARQIALSLGRSPSSVTREINRGAFPDGSYDARWAHQCAHQRRSRPKPGKLTTHVALRQKVVELLNKRYSPQQISVRLRHDYGDDRQMRVSHETIYQALYVHGGGALRQELKREKGLRSGRQRRIARSALAGTPGRGRKTWVEGASIDLRPHEVDGRLTPGHWEGDLIIGGGKGKHTALITLVERSSRFLLIARLGVSHDSPTVIEKLTQMVQTLPSKAFSSITWDQGSEMAQVAQFKVDTNIKVYFADPHSPWQRPSNERLNRDIREYFPKGTNFADITDEEVAFVQDELNDRARVVLNGMTPRETLAELLKNDASTP, encoded by the coding sequence ATGACGCTTGAAGAGCGCGTGGCGATCGGGTTGGGGTTAGCTGATGGTAAGTCGGCTCGGCAGATCGCTTTAAGTTTGGGGCGTAGTCCGTCATCGGTGACGCGTGAGATTAATCGTGGTGCTTTTCCTGATGGTTCTTATGATGCTCGCTGGGCTCATCAGTGCGCTCATCAGCGTCGTTCTCGTCCTAAGCCGGGCAAGCTTACTACCCATGTGGCGCTGCGTCAGAAGGTGGTTGAGCTGTTAAATAAGCGTTATTCTCCCCAGCAAATCAGTGTTCGTTTGCGTCATGATTATGGAGATGATCGGCAGATGCGTGTGTCTCATGAAACGATTTATCAGGCTTTGTATGTTCACGGGGGTGGGGCATTACGGCAAGAGCTTAAACGGGAGAAAGGACTGCGTTCGGGTCGTCAACGGCGTATTGCTCGTTCTGCTCTTGCTGGCACTCCCGGGCGCGGGCGTAAGACGTGGGTCGAGGGCGCTTCAATCGATTTGCGCCCCCACGAGGTCGATGGGCGCCTGACGCCAGGTCACTGGGAAGGAGATTTAATTATCGGTGGTGGTAAGGGCAAGCACACAGCGCTGATCACCCTAGTCGAGCGCTCTTCACGGTTTTTGCTGATCGCTCGTCTTGGGGTGAGCCATGATTCACCGACCGTGATTGAGAAACTGACCCAGATGGTTCAGACCTTGCCCAGTAAGGCCTTCTCCTCGATCACCTGGGATCAAGGTAGTGAGATGGCGCAGGTAGCCCAGTTCAAGGTCGATACCAATATCAAGGTCTACTTCGCTGACCCGCATAGCCCGTGGCAGCGTCCGTCGAATGAACGCCTGAATCGTGATATTCGTGAATACTTCCCCAAGGGAACTAACTTCGCTGACATCACCGACGAGGAAGTCGCTTTCGTCCAAGACGAACTCAACGACCGAGCCCGAGTTGTCTTGAACGGAATGACCCCACGTGAGACACTGGCCGAGTTGTTAAAAAATGATGCATCGACCCCCTGA
- a CDS encoding YkvI family membrane protein, with protein MLKRVLVIALAFIGVVVGAGFASGQEVLQYFVAHGPNGVIAAFVTALLMAVVGAAAFQLGSYSQAKDHSTVFNRIAHPIAARLLDAFIVFTLFCIGFVMIAGAGSNLQQQFGLPIWAGSVLMCALVATTGLLDVNKVTRIIGAITPFMIVIIFVGSAYALLNPDGTIAEMQVYAEAVKPAISNWVLSAVNYVAFGFAVGASMMIVMGGGLYDPKAAGIGGLVGGVMFGGLVILSTLALFVKLPSVADAPMPMLALVNTMSPAAGTFMAVVIYGMIYNTAIGMYYALAKRVDGFREGWFRPALFLSVAAGFALSFVGFEALVGTLYPAIGFVGIALTILILWGWFAARIKISEEARRRARILRLFRRRWQRGVPYTRAHHRQLREEIAASNLDNHEAVVTLRDHVVPAIEADPAADLEPSLVEHYGYDEDGFANDVVDFRHPADFEEPLVDDPVVRSKDKQD; from the coding sequence ATGCTCAAGCGCGTCTTGGTGATCGCGTTGGCCTTTATCGGGGTCGTTGTCGGTGCTGGTTTTGCCTCCGGGCAGGAGGTACTTCAGTACTTCGTGGCGCATGGCCCGAACGGCGTCATCGCGGCATTTGTGACGGCGCTGTTGATGGCCGTCGTGGGGGCTGCGGCGTTCCAGCTCGGGTCCTACAGTCAGGCGAAGGATCATTCCACGGTCTTCAACCGGATCGCCCACCCGATCGCGGCCCGGCTCCTTGATGCATTCATCGTCTTCACTCTGTTTTGCATTGGTTTCGTCATGATCGCCGGTGCGGGATCGAATCTTCAGCAACAGTTCGGCCTGCCGATTTGGGCGGGCTCGGTGTTGATGTGCGCGCTTGTTGCCACGACCGGCCTGCTCGACGTCAACAAGGTCACGCGCATTATTGGCGCAATCACGCCGTTCATGATCGTCATCATTTTCGTGGGCTCGGCCTACGCGCTACTCAACCCGGATGGCACGATCGCAGAGATGCAGGTTTACGCGGAGGCGGTCAAACCGGCGATCTCGAATTGGGTGCTCTCGGCGGTGAACTACGTGGCGTTCGGATTCGCCGTCGGCGCGTCGATGATGATCGTGATGGGTGGCGGATTGTACGACCCGAAGGCGGCGGGGATCGGCGGGCTGGTCGGCGGCGTGATGTTCGGCGGTTTGGTCATCCTGTCCACGTTGGCGCTGTTCGTCAAGTTGCCCTCGGTGGCTGATGCGCCGATGCCGATGCTTGCTCTCGTCAACACGATGAGTCCCGCAGCGGGTACGTTCATGGCGGTTGTCATCTACGGAATGATCTATAACACGGCGATCGGGATGTACTATGCGCTGGCGAAGCGCGTGGATGGTTTCCGGGAGGGATGGTTCCGGCCTGCGCTCTTCTTGTCGGTGGCGGCGGGTTTTGCGTTGTCGTTCGTTGGTTTCGAGGCGCTGGTGGGTACGCTCTATCCAGCAATTGGTTTCGTGGGCATTGCGCTAACGATCCTCATCTTGTGGGGTTGGTTTGCCGCCCGTATCAAAATTAGCGAGGAGGCGAGGCGCCGGGCCCGGATTCTTCGGCTTTTCCGACGCCGTTGGCAGCGTGGCGTGCCGTACACACGGGCGCACCACCGCCAGTTGCGCGAGGAGATTGCGGCGTCAAATTTGGATAATCACGAGGCGGTCGTCACGTTGCGCGATCACGTGGTGCCTGCGATTGAGGCCGACCCTGCGGCCGACCTTGAGCCGAGCCTCGTGGAACATTACGGCTACGACGAGGATGGGTTCGCTAACGACGTCGTCGATTTCCGTCACCCTGCTGACTTTGAGGAGCCGCTGGTGGACGACCCCGTCGTGCGGTCTAAAGACAAGCAGGACTAG
- the gluQRS gene encoding tRNA glutamyl-Q(34) synthetase GluQRS: MTGRFAPSPTGDFHLGNLRTALLAWAFARRENHGFHMRMEDLDERSRPHYYARQLGDLAAIGIDWDGDVLYQTTRTDRYEQIFAELRNRGLLYECYCTRRELADIASAPHRPPGSYAGTCRNLTESEREAGRAKLAGMNRGPAYRLRTDADELTVTDRLAGNYTGTVDDFVIRRGDDAFSYNFVSVVDDGEYGITQIVRGDDLLPSTPRQVYLQRLLGYTTPEYIHVPLVLNQQGVRLAKRDGAVTLADLSTFGWEPDAVRALLLKSLGLPANATALDIAPEKIPHEPWLLDVAALEAGPQSWGLR, encoded by the coding sequence ATGACCGGTCGCTTCGCACCCTCGCCCACCGGGGACTTCCACCTCGGCAACCTCCGCACCGCCCTCCTCGCCTGGGCATTCGCACGCCGCGAGAACCATGGCTTCCACATGCGTATGGAAGACCTCGACGAACGCTCCCGCCCCCACTACTACGCTCGCCAACTCGGCGACCTCGCCGCCATCGGCATCGACTGGGACGGCGACGTCCTCTACCAAACCACACGCACCGACCGCTACGAGCAAATCTTCGCCGAGCTACGAAACCGCGGCCTCCTCTACGAGTGCTACTGCACCCGGCGCGAACTCGCCGACATCGCCTCAGCGCCACACCGCCCGCCCGGCTCCTACGCCGGAACGTGCCGCAACCTCACCGAATCCGAGCGCGAGGCCGGCCGTGCCAAACTCGCCGGCATGAACCGCGGGCCAGCCTACCGGCTGCGCACCGACGCCGACGAGCTCACCGTCACCGACCGCCTCGCCGGAAACTACACAGGAACCGTTGACGACTTCGTCATCCGTCGCGGCGACGACGCCTTCTCCTACAACTTCGTTTCCGTCGTTGACGACGGAGAATACGGCATCACCCAAATCGTCCGCGGCGATGACCTCCTGCCCTCCACACCCCGGCAGGTCTACCTCCAACGACTACTGGGCTACACAACGCCCGAATATATTCACGTCCCGCTCGTCCTCAACCAACAAGGTGTTCGCCTCGCCAAACGCGACGGCGCAGTCACACTCGCCGACCTGTCCACATTCGGCTGGGAGCCCGACGCCGTCCGCGCACTTCTCCTCAAATCCCTTGGGCTACCCGCCAACGCCACCGCGCTCGACATCGCCCCCGAAAAGATTCCCCACGAGCCCTGGCTCCTCGACGTCGCCGCGCTCGAAGCCGGCCCCCAAAGCTGGGGACTACGCTAG
- a CDS encoding ExeM/NucH family extracellular endonuclease, whose product MKRRTSFIAAFAASVLAIPLATVPAIAAPDGQNVVISEVYTRGGTTGNEYRDYVELFNPSDNPIDVTGWAVHYVSQKGAKTSAKAKLTGTIQPKSYFLVLGGTSKQDGYKELNYDAQGGLNIGGTSGLVVLTRNQNDLAGLTKGDITAVDGVVDALGFGQADKFEAAAASSDGLTVQTSLNRNITGADTNDNSADFSVGAPTPKYSGGDALKAGATPEDPAGPGTEEPGDPGSPNPDDTNSAEQCKLDATKIGEVQGAGATSPKKGESVTIQGTVVGTFQSKGAIDGYFVQDSGDEDLNTSDGIFVYDPKKVSGNVEVGSVVRVTGTVSEFAGTAKSPWDDSATQISPTSVVSCGKSDLPAPMIIQFPNTNYEAYEGMLVTYNQPLTVLEVYQYGRFGEIAVGPEAQFQPTALFPADSAEAKALYEQNNANRITIDDGRGDQNATPALHPATLNPLTMDTLFRVGDKITGFAGVMDYRFSKWRLQPTIPGTIENVNPRPKVPSVGGDLKVASANVLNYFTTLKKGKNDKYARGASTKEEFQRQEAKIVAELNLLDAAVIGLNEIENNGTAVETLVAALNKASEPGKWAAIKTGKVGTDAITTALIYQPKLVQPVGNFDILTKKVDSRFIDTKNRPSIAQTFKHLATDETITVVVNHLKSKGSECKDPSEATLGHLVGNCQETRVKAVQALTDWLKGDKIKVEKSENVLIIGDMNSYDHEDPIKAFEAAGYTDMVKALHGEKAFSYVYNGQLGYLDYALANDTLKKKIKGAADWHINSLELPLIDYTMAFKKPNEDKLFASDPFRSSDHDPVIVGIEMGKKIDPKPDPTSKPDPKPEPTSKPDPTPKPDPKPEPDPKPEPTSKPDPTPKPDPKPEPTSKPTPKVEFVSPSAPIFPGGSDPVTCKVKPFVEIVATKGVTYSATVDGKDLEWVKDNPSRFEYEYGKTVVVKAKAVEGFELAKDATAEWSWTAPTREALKCDSTPAPKPQGPKGGALIIDQGSPTPQTGLVHTGATVAGLSILAAVLLIAGGAVAIIRRRQN is encoded by the coding sequence GTGAAACGGAGAACATCATTCATCGCGGCCTTTGCGGCCTCGGTGCTCGCAATACCGCTGGCTACGGTGCCAGCGATTGCGGCGCCGGACGGTCAGAATGTCGTGATTTCGGAAGTTTATACGCGTGGAGGCACAACCGGTAATGAGTACCGCGACTATGTTGAGCTGTTTAACCCCTCTGATAATCCGATCGATGTGACGGGTTGGGCCGTCCATTATGTTTCACAGAAGGGGGCGAAGACATCTGCCAAGGCAAAGTTGACAGGCACAATCCAGCCGAAGAGTTATTTCCTCGTCCTTGGTGGAACCTCGAAGCAGGATGGCTACAAAGAGCTCAATTACGATGCGCAAGGCGGCCTGAACATCGGCGGCACAAGCGGTTTGGTTGTGCTCACTAGGAATCAGAATGATCTTGCCGGACTCACAAAGGGTGATATAACTGCGGTCGATGGAGTCGTTGACGCCCTTGGCTTCGGACAAGCGGATAAGTTCGAGGCTGCCGCTGCCTCGTCGGATGGGTTGACCGTACAAACGTCTCTCAACCGGAACATTACCGGAGCGGACACGAATGATAATTCGGCGGACTTTTCAGTTGGTGCTCCTACGCCGAAGTACAGCGGCGGAGATGCGCTGAAGGCCGGCGCAACTCCTGAGGATCCTGCTGGCCCGGGCACCGAAGAGCCGGGCGATCCGGGGTCCCCGAACCCCGATGATACGAATTCGGCTGAGCAGTGCAAGCTTGACGCGACGAAGATCGGTGAAGTTCAGGGCGCGGGTGCTACCTCTCCGAAGAAGGGCGAGTCCGTGACCATCCAGGGAACGGTGGTTGGAACCTTCCAGTCGAAGGGCGCAATCGATGGGTACTTCGTCCAGGATTCGGGCGACGAGGACTTGAACACCTCGGACGGCATTTTTGTCTATGACCCGAAAAAGGTCTCGGGCAACGTCGAGGTCGGTAGCGTCGTCCGTGTGACCGGCACAGTCTCTGAGTTTGCCGGTACGGCCAAGAGCCCGTGGGATGACAGCGCGACGCAGATCTCCCCCACGAGCGTGGTTTCGTGTGGCAAGAGTGATCTTCCTGCGCCGATGATCATTCAATTCCCCAACACCAACTATGAAGCATACGAGGGCATGCTTGTGACTTACAATCAGCCGCTCACCGTGCTCGAGGTGTACCAGTACGGTCGGTTCGGCGAAATTGCTGTTGGTCCGGAAGCTCAGTTCCAGCCCACGGCACTTTTCCCGGCAGACAGTGCTGAGGCAAAGGCTCTGTACGAGCAGAACAACGCCAACCGCATTACCATCGATGATGGGCGTGGCGATCAGAACGCGACGCCGGCGCTACATCCGGCCACTCTGAACCCGTTGACGATGGACACCCTATTCCGCGTGGGGGATAAGATCACTGGTTTTGCTGGAGTCATGGACTACCGATTCTCCAAGTGGCGTCTCCAGCCGACTATCCCCGGAACTATCGAAAACGTCAATCCTCGCCCCAAGGTTCCCTCGGTTGGCGGTGATCTCAAGGTTGCCAGCGCCAACGTTCTCAACTACTTCACCACGCTGAAGAAGGGCAAGAACGACAAGTATGCTCGTGGTGCCTCGACCAAAGAAGAATTCCAGCGTCAAGAGGCAAAGATCGTTGCCGAGCTCAACCTGCTCGACGCTGCAGTTATCGGACTCAATGAAATTGAGAACAACGGCACTGCGGTAGAAACCCTCGTCGCGGCCCTCAACAAGGCAAGCGAGCCCGGGAAGTGGGCGGCCATCAAGACTGGCAAGGTAGGAACCGACGCCATTACGACGGCACTGATTTACCAGCCCAAGCTTGTTCAGCCGGTCGGCAACTTCGACATCCTGACCAAGAAGGTTGATTCGCGATTCATCGACACGAAGAACCGCCCCTCGATCGCCCAGACGTTCAAGCACCTCGCAACCGACGAGACCATTACGGTTGTCGTCAACCACCTCAAGTCGAAGGGCTCAGAGTGCAAGGATCCCTCCGAAGCCACCTTGGGTCACCTGGTAGGCAACTGCCAGGAGACGCGCGTGAAGGCTGTTCAGGCACTGACCGATTGGCTCAAGGGTGACAAGATCAAGGTCGAGAAGTCAGAGAACGTCCTCATCATCGGCGACATGAATAGCTACGACCACGAGGATCCGATCAAGGCGTTTGAAGCCGCTGGTTACACCGACATGGTCAAGGCACTTCATGGCGAAAAAGCATTCTCATATGTCTACAATGGTCAGCTCGGCTACCTTGACTATGCCCTTGCGAACGACACCTTGAAGAAGAAGATTAAGGGCGCTGCTGACTGGCACATTAACTCTCTCGAGTTGCCACTTATCGACTACACGATGGCATTCAAGAAGCCCAACGAGGATAAGCTCTTCGCATCTGACCCCTTCCGCTCATCGGATCACGACCCTGTGATTGTTGGCATTGAGATGGGTAAGAAGATTGATCCCAAGCCGGACCCGACCTCCAAGCCGGACCCGAAGCCAGAGCCGACCTCCAAGCCGGACCCGACACCCAAGCCGGACCCGAAGCCAGAGCCGGACCCGAAGCCAGAGCCGACCTCCAAGCCGGACCCGACACCCAAGCCGGACCCGAAGCCAGAGCCGACCTCCAAGCCGACGCCGAAGGTTGAGTTTGTTTCTCCGAGTGCTCCGATCTTCCCGGGTGGTTCTGATCCGGTGACGTGCAAGGTTAAGCCGTTCGTTGAGATCGTTGCGACAAAGGGTGTGACTTACTCGGCGACGGTTGATGGTAAGGACCTTGAGTGGGTTAAGGATAATCCGTCGAGGTTCGAGTACGAGTACGGTAAGACCGTTGTGGTGAAGGCCAAGGCTGTTGAAGGCTTTGAGCTAGCCAAGGATGCTACGGCTGAGTGGTCTTGGACTGCTCCGACACGTGAGGCGCTTAAGTGCGATTCCACTCCTGCCCCCAAGCCCCAGGGTCCGAAGGGCGGGGCGCTGATCATTGATCAGGGCTCGCCTACGCCTCAAACTGGTCTGGTTCACACCGGTGCTACGGTTGCTGGTCTGTCGATCCTCGCCGCAGTCTTGCTGATTGCCGGTGGTGCTGTAGCGATCATCCGCCGCCGACAGAACTAA